The following coding sequences are from one Saprospiraceae bacterium window:
- a CDS encoding 2,3,4,5-tetrahydropyridine-2,6-dicarboxylate N-succinyltransferase encodes MNPLLQTIESAWQDRNLLQDKIVQDAIQETIALLDNGKLRVAECISPGNWKVNDWVKKAILLYFPISQNRYIRAGDLTFYDKIPVKGNYEEIGVRAVPHAIARYGSFIEKGAILMPSYVNIGAYVGSGSMVDTWATVGSCAQIGSNVHLAGGVGIGGVLEPPQAQPNIIEDNCFIGSRCIIVEGAVIESEAVLGANVVITGSTYIIDVTGPEPIRYQGRVPARSVVIPGSYTKSYPAGDYQVPCALIIGQRKESTDKKVSLNDALRDFQISA; translated from the coding sequence ATGAATCCATTATTACAAACCATAGAATCAGCTTGGCAGGACAGAAATCTGTTGCAAGATAAAATAGTACAGGATGCTATTCAAGAGACCATTGCTCTGCTGGACAACGGAAAGCTCCGGGTTGCTGAATGTATCAGTCCGGGAAATTGGAAGGTGAACGATTGGGTGAAGAAAGCCATCCTCTTGTATTTTCCCATCTCACAAAACAGATATATCCGTGCAGGTGATCTCACTTTTTATGATAAAATCCCTGTGAAGGGCAATTACGAAGAAATCGGCGTTAGAGCGGTGCCTCATGCGATTGCCAGATATGGTTCGTTTATCGAAAAAGGAGCTATCCTCATGCCCAGTTATGTCAATATAGGTGCTTATGTCGGATCAGGAAGCATGGTCGACACATGGGCCACTGTCGGCTCCTGTGCACAAATCGGTAGCAATGTTCACCTTGCAGGCGGTGTTGGTATCGGTGGTGTCCTCGAACCTCCACAGGCACAACCCAACATCATTGAAGATAACTGTTTCATAGGATCCAGGTGCATCATCGTAGAAGGGGCGGTCATAGAAAGTGAAGCAGTTCTCGGAGCCAATGTCGTCATCACAGGATCGACTTATATCATCGATGTGACAGGTCCGGAACCGATACGCTACCAGGGGCGCGTACCAGCAAGGTCTGTGGTGATACCCGGTTCTTATACCAAATCATATCCTGCTGGCGATTATCAGGTGCCTTGTGCTCTGATCATAGGTCAACGCAAGGAATCTACAGATAAAAAAGTATCCCTCAATGATGCATTGAGGGACTTCCAGATCAGTGCTTGA
- a CDS encoding DUF547 domain-containing protein: MHLPGFAILFGILFFGGGLSTQPSHDSWTIELNKFVDENGFVDYQSWRNDRDGLTKYLASLQAYPPQSSWSRSEITAYWINAYNAYTIALILQHYPVRSIKEIGGKIPKINSVWDINFIPWNGRTINLNEIEHNILRKKYPDPRIHACLVCASYSCPKLRREAFVARDLDAQMDDACLRFLKDPNRNQYEPSGSSLSMIFKWYASDFGGIEGVKKFIKKYVPEAFPHPKTKMKYLDYNWALNDSKIYKQP; encoded by the coding sequence ATGCATCTTCCAGGATTTGCAATATTATTCGGAATACTGTTTTTTGGTGGTGGGCTCAGCACTCAGCCTTCTCATGACAGTTGGACCATTGAACTGAACAAATTTGTCGACGAAAACGGGTTTGTAGATTATCAGTCTTGGAGGAATGACAGAGATGGACTCACAAAATATTTGGCAAGCCTACAAGCTTATCCACCTCAATCCTCATGGTCGCGTTCAGAGATCACGGCTTATTGGATCAATGCTTATAATGCATACACGATTGCTTTAATTCTCCAGCATTATCCTGTGCGTTCCATCAAAGAAATTGGTGGCAAAATACCAAAAATCAATTCTGTTTGGGACATCAATTTCATCCCCTGGAATGGTCGGACGATCAATTTGAATGAAATTGAACATAACATTTTAAGGAAGAAATATCCGGATCCCCGCATCCATGCCTGTCTGGTATGTGCTTCTTATTCTTGCCCTAAGCTGAGACGAGAGGCCTTTGTCGCTCGTGATTTGGATGCACAGATGGATGATGCTTGCCTGAGATTTTTAAAAGATCCAAATAGAAATCAGTATGAACCTTCCGGGTCGTCATTATCGATGATTTTTAAATGGTACGCTTCTGATTTCGGAGGAATTGAAGGTGTGAAGAAATTTATCAAAAAATATGTTCCCGAAGCTTTCCCTCATCCAAAAACCAAAATGAAATATCTAGACTACAATTGGGCTCTCAATGATTCGAAAATCTATAAGCAACCTTAA
- a CDS encoding Crp/Fnr family transcriptional regulator → MADLHPLRQIRILEHLTQEEIAFLDKNKQCKVYKKSELVFKENSFPKALFCVFEGKVKVFQSGHDGKEQIVHLIGKGDIMGHRALCGGDRFSCSGVAMEDSRICLIPREVFMQLIHVSPKLSFRIAELLADELKEAEMKITHMAQSSVRSRLASVLLGLIDSFGYKADQKTLNVHLSREDLAALAGTTRETVTRMLKDLTTLGAIQIQGKNIQIIQPELLRTAFH, encoded by the coding sequence ATGGCAGATCTCCATCCTTTACGGCAAATCAGGATTCTAGAGCATTTGACTCAAGAAGAGATTGCCTTTTTGGATAAAAACAAGCAATGTAAAGTTTACAAAAAATCAGAGCTGGTATTCAAGGAAAATTCATTTCCCAAAGCTTTGTTCTGTGTCTTTGAAGGGAAAGTAAAAGTATTTCAGTCAGGCCACGACGGCAAGGAACAAATCGTACATCTGATCGGAAAGGGAGATATCATGGGTCATCGGGCACTTTGTGGCGGCGACAGATTCTCCTGTTCCGGCGTGGCAATGGAGGACAGCAGGATCTGCCTTATTCCCCGTGAAGTATTCATGCAGCTTATACATGTCTCTCCAAAGCTTTCCTTTCGGATCGCGGAGCTTCTCGCTGACGAACTTAAGGAAGCTGAAATGAAAATCACCCATATGGCACAATCCTCCGTGAGGAGCAGACTAGCCTCTGTTTTATTAGGACTCATCGACAGCTTCGGTTACAAGGCCGACCAAAAAACACTCAATGTCCATCTGAGCAGAGAAGACCTGGCCGCTCTGGCAGGTACCACTCGAGAGACGGTGACAAGGATGTTGAAAGACTTGACTACCCTTGGTGCCATACAAATTCAAGGAAAGAATATCCAAATTATACAACCTGAATTACTTCGGACAGCTTTCCATTGA
- a CDS encoding homogentisate 1,2-dioxygenase has product MPIYHQLGDIPHKRHVVNKTSGGQLLQEELVGTQGFAGMSSLVYHLHPPTRVRQKDEPYSVKPKIVIENSLNAMSFNGFQVNPDDDYLKSRKTLFVNSGLHVGLAAPTSGTNYFYKNADADELIFVHKGRGKVLTMFGELDFKYGDYILIPRGTVYQIQFDERDNRLLYIESFDPIFTPRRYRNDFGQLLEHSPFCERDIVRPKNLRTFNEAGEFDIFIKKQGTMFPYVYANHPFDVVGWDGHFYPYTFSIFDFEPITGRIHMPPPIHQNFEARTFVICSFVPRLYDYHPSAIPAPYHHSNIDSDEILYYVDGDFMSRNNIQKGQLTLHPGGIPHGPHPGAIERSIGKKETEELAVMIDPFMPVMVTQDAIDIEVQDYYKSWL; this is encoded by the coding sequence ATGCCAATCTATCATCAGCTGGGCGATATCCCACACAAAAGACACGTAGTCAATAAGACAAGTGGAGGCCAATTGCTTCAGGAAGAGCTCGTGGGAACACAGGGTTTTGCCGGAATGTCTTCTTTGGTTTATCACCTTCATCCACCGACCAGGGTAAGACAAAAGGATGAACCCTACTCCGTCAAACCCAAAATCGTCATCGAAAATAGTCTGAACGCAATGAGTTTCAACGGCTTCCAGGTCAATCCGGATGATGATTATTTGAAAAGCAGAAAAACGCTTTTTGTAAACAGTGGACTCCATGTCGGATTAGCAGCGCCAACAAGTGGGACTAACTACTTTTATAAAAATGCGGATGCTGATGAATTGATATTCGTACACAAAGGTCGTGGCAAGGTATTGACGATGTTTGGTGAACTTGATTTCAAGTACGGAGATTATATTTTGATACCACGAGGAACCGTTTATCAAATTCAATTTGATGAAAGAGACAACCGTTTGCTTTACATAGAATCATTTGATCCCATTTTTACACCCAGGAGGTACAGGAACGATTTTGGACAATTATTGGAGCACTCCCCATTTTGTGAAAGAGACATCGTTCGTCCGAAGAATCTGCGCACTTTTAATGAGGCAGGGGAATTTGACATTTTTATCAAAAAACAAGGCACTATGTTTCCCTATGTGTATGCGAATCATCCTTTCGATGTGGTAGGTTGGGATGGCCATTTTTACCCATATACTTTTTCAATTTTTGATTTCGAACCTATCACTGGTCGAATCCATATGCCTCCTCCTATCCATCAGAATTTTGAAGCCAGAACATTTGTGATTTGCTCATTCGTGCCTCGTCTTTACGATTATCACCCTTCGGCAATTCCTGCGCCATACCATCACAGCAATATTGATAGTGACGAAATTCTGTATTACGTGGACGGTGATTTTATGAGCAGAAACAATATTCAAAAGGGTCAGCTCACATTGCACCCGGGAGGAATTCCTCATGGTCCACATCCGGGGGCGATCGAAAGAAGTATTGGCAAAAAAGAAACAGAAGAACTGGCAGTCATGATCGATCCTTTCATGCCGGTGATGGTCACACAGGATGCCATCGACATAGAGGTGCAGGACTACTACAAATCATGGTTATAA
- a CDS encoding peroxiredoxin codes for MEVLVGKKAPHFNEIAVIDGNQFVENFSLENYLGQKNVIFFFYPMDFTFVCPTELIAFQDRIKDFEERDTVIVACSTDTQYSHWAWLHTPKQNGGIMGVSYPIVADHSKVIAMKYGVLAGEYTVREDQLLFEGNPIAYRGLFLIDKKGIVRHQLINDMPLGRNVDEALRMVDALNFHEENGDVCPANWNPQKDSLVASAEGIAHYLNNMN; via the coding sequence ATGGAAGTTCTCGTTGGAAAAAAAGCACCGCATTTCAATGAAATAGCGGTGATAGACGGTAATCAATTCGTAGAAAACTTTAGCCTCGAAAATTATTTGGGACAGAAGAATGTAATTTTCTTTTTTTACCCGATGGATTTTACGTTTGTATGTCCTACAGAGTTGATTGCTTTCCAAGATAGAATAAAAGATTTTGAAGAGAGAGATACTGTCATCGTCGCTTGTTCTACCGATACACAATATTCCCATTGGGCATGGCTTCACACTCCTAAACAAAACGGAGGAATCATGGGTGTCAGTTATCCTATAGTGGCCGATCATTCCAAGGTGATCGCCATGAAATATGGCGTACTCGCGGGAGAATATACCGTGAGAGAAGATCAATTGCTTTTTGAAGGAAATCCGATAGCTTACAGAGGTCTTTTTTTAATCGATAAAAAAGGTATTGTACGTCACCAGCTGATCAATGATATGCCGTTGGGTCGCAATGTAGATGAAGCATTGAGGATGGTAGATGCTCTTAATTTTCATGAGGAAAACGGTGACGTTTGTCCTGCCAACTGGAATCCTCAAAAGGATAGTCTTGTAGCATCAGCTGAGGGCATTGCTCATTATTTAAACAACATGAATTAA